From Cellulomonas chengniuliangii, the proteins below share one genomic window:
- the recR gene encoding recombination mediator RecR, translated as MYEGAVQDLIDELGRLPGVGPKSAQRIAFHVLAADPSDVRRLVDALTEVKARVQFCEVCGNVSQEPQCRVCRDPRRSAAVLCVVEEPKDVVAVERTREFRGRYHVLGGAINPIAGVGPDDLRIKELLMRLQDGVVTEVILAMDPNVEGEATATYLARMLVPMGITVSRLASGLPVGGDLEYADEVTLGRAFEGRRRISA; from the coding sequence GTGTATGAAGGCGCGGTCCAGGACCTGATCGACGAGCTCGGGCGGTTGCCCGGAGTCGGTCCCAAGAGCGCCCAGCGCATCGCGTTCCATGTGCTGGCGGCCGACCCGTCGGATGTGCGGCGGCTCGTCGACGCCCTCACCGAGGTGAAGGCGCGCGTGCAGTTCTGCGAGGTCTGCGGGAACGTGTCGCAGGAGCCGCAGTGCCGGGTGTGCCGCGACCCCCGTCGATCCGCCGCGGTGCTGTGCGTCGTCGAGGAGCCCAAGGACGTCGTCGCGGTCGAGCGCACGCGCGAGTTCCGCGGCAGGTATCACGTGCTGGGCGGGGCCATCAACCCGATCGCGGGCGTGGGCCCCGACGACCTGCGCATCAAGGAGCTGCTGATGCGCCTGCAGGACGGCGTCGTCACCGAGGTCATCTTGGCGATGGACCCGAACGTCGAGGGCGAGGCCACCGCGACGTACCTGGCGCGGATGCTCGTGCCGATGGGCATCACCGTGAGCCGGCTCGCGTCTGGCCTGCCGGTGGGCGGCGACCTCGAGTACGCCGACGAGGTGACCCTCGGCCGCGCCTTCGAGGGTCGGCGCCGGATCAGCGCCTAG
- a CDS encoding aspartate-semialdehyde dehydrogenase, translated as MAAGLRVGVVGATGQVGAVMRRLLEERDFPVAEIRFFASARSAGTTLPWKGTEVVVEDAATADPSGLDVALFSAGGATSKAQAPRFAAAGVTVIDNSSAWRMDPDVPLVVSEVNPEAVREARKGIIANPNCTTMAAMPVLKVLHDEAGLRRLIVSTYQAVSGSGLAGAAELDGQVRAAVEQDTLALVHDGSAVELPAPEKYVAPIAFNVVALAGNLVEDGSLETDEEQKLRNESRKILNLPDLLVSGTCVRVPVFTGHSLSVNAEFDRPMTVARAQELLLTAPGVELTGVPTPLAAAGADPSLVGRIRQDPGVPDDRGLALFISNDNLRKGAALNAVQIAELIAADRAAEDVSA; from the coding sequence ATGGCAGCAGGACTGCGGGTCGGGGTCGTCGGCGCGACGGGGCAGGTGGGCGCCGTGATGCGCCGGCTGCTCGAGGAGCGCGACTTCCCGGTGGCCGAGATCAGGTTCTTCGCGTCGGCGCGCTCGGCGGGCACGACGCTGCCCTGGAAGGGCACGGAGGTCGTCGTCGAGGACGCCGCCACCGCCGACCCCTCCGGGCTGGACGTGGCGCTGTTCTCCGCGGGCGGCGCCACCTCGAAGGCCCAGGCCCCGCGGTTCGCCGCCGCGGGCGTCACGGTCATCGACAACTCGTCGGCGTGGCGCATGGACCCCGACGTGCCGCTGGTCGTCTCGGAGGTCAACCCCGAGGCGGTGCGCGAGGCGCGCAAGGGCATCATCGCGAACCCGAACTGCACCACGATGGCGGCGATGCCGGTGCTCAAGGTGCTGCACGACGAGGCGGGCCTGCGCCGGCTCATCGTCTCGACGTACCAGGCGGTCTCCGGCTCCGGGCTGGCGGGCGCCGCCGAGCTCGACGGCCAGGTCCGCGCCGCGGTCGAGCAGGACACCCTGGCGCTGGTGCATGACGGCTCCGCGGTGGAGCTGCCCGCGCCCGAGAAGTACGTCGCGCCCATCGCGTTCAACGTGGTGGCGCTGGCAGGGAACCTGGTCGAGGACGGCTCGCTCGAGACGGACGAGGAGCAGAAGCTCCGCAACGAGTCCCGCAAGATCCTGAACCTGCCGGACCTGCTCGTCTCGGGCACGTGCGTGCGCGTCCCGGTGTTCACCGGCCACTCGCTGTCCGTGAACGCGGAGTTCGACCGGCCCATGACGGTCGCCCGCGCGCAGGAGCTGCTGCTCACGGCGCCGGGCGTCGAGCTGACCGGGGTGCCGACTCCGCTCGCGGCCGCGGGCGCCGACCCGTCGCTGGTGGGCCGCATCCGCCAGGACCCGGGCGTGCCGGACGACCGTGGCCTCGCGCTGTTCATCAGCAACGACAACCTGCGCAAGGGCGCCGCGCTCAACGCCGTGCAGATCGCGGAGCTCATCGCCGCCGATCGCGCGGCGGAGGACGTCTCCGCCTGA
- a CDS encoding VOC family protein has product MDFVSIRIITDDIGRLVGFYEGITGVQAAWGNEDFAELRTTHGTLAIGSTRTVALFAPGSARPADNRTVIIEFLVDDVDAVYERLKDTVQDFVNEPTTMPWGNRALLFRDPDGNMVNVFTPVTPEAIERFSR; this is encoded by the coding sequence ATGGACTTCGTCTCGATCCGCATCATCACCGACGACATCGGCCGACTCGTCGGCTTCTACGAGGGCATCACGGGCGTGCAGGCGGCCTGGGGCAACGAGGACTTCGCCGAGCTGCGCACCACCCACGGAACGCTGGCGATCGGCAGCACCCGCACGGTCGCGCTGTTCGCACCGGGCTCGGCCCGCCCCGCCGACAACCGCACCGTGATCATCGAGTTCCTGGTGGACGACGTGGACGCGGTCTACGAGAGGCTGAAGGACACGGTCCAGGACTTCGTGAACGAGCCCACGACCATGCCCTGGGGCAACCGCGCCCTGCTCTTCCGCGACCCCGACGGCAACATGGTCAACGTCTTCACCCCGGTCACCCCCGAGGCGATCGAGAGGTTCAGCCGCTGA
- a CDS encoding TSUP family transporter, with amino-acid sequence MTISGLELTTTALVLLVLAAFAAGWVDAVVGGGGLVQLPALLLVPGMSPVQALATNKVASILGTGVSAATFYRRVQPGLATAGPMALAALLGAGAGAAVASALPVGVFKPVILVALVAVGVYTVARPQMGRATTLRWEGRRHLLTALGLGAVIGCYDGLLGPGTGSFLVIGLVSVLGYGFLEASAQAKIVNVATNLGALVVFTLQGAPLWALGLVMGVANIAGAYTGARMAVARGSGFVRVVFIVVVSALIVRLAVDVL; translated from the coding sequence ATGACGATCTCGGGGCTCGAGCTGACCACCACGGCGCTCGTCCTGCTCGTGCTCGCCGCGTTCGCCGCCGGCTGGGTGGACGCGGTGGTGGGCGGTGGGGGGCTGGTGCAGCTCCCCGCCCTGCTGCTCGTCCCTGGGATGTCCCCGGTGCAGGCGCTGGCGACCAACAAGGTGGCGAGCATCCTGGGCACCGGTGTCAGTGCGGCCACCTTCTACCGGCGGGTGCAGCCGGGGCTCGCCACAGCCGGCCCGATGGCGCTCGCCGCGCTGCTGGGCGCCGGGGCTGGGGCGGCCGTCGCGTCGGCCCTGCCGGTCGGGGTGTTCAAGCCGGTGATCCTGGTCGCGCTGGTCGCTGTCGGGGTCTACACGGTGGCGCGCCCGCAGATGGGCCGGGCCACGACGCTGCGCTGGGAGGGGCGGCGTCATCTGTTGACGGCCCTGGGGCTGGGCGCCGTGATCGGCTGCTACGACGGGCTGCTGGGCCCGGGGACGGGCTCGTTCCTGGTGATCGGCCTGGTGAGCGTGCTCGGCTACGGGTTCCTCGAGGCCTCAGCCCAGGCGAAGATCGTCAACGTCGCCACGAACCTCGGCGCCCTCGTGGTGTTCACCCTGCAAGGCGCCCCGTTGTGGGCTCTGGGGCTGGTGATGGGTGTCGCCAACATCGCCGGGGCGTACACGGGCGCGCGGATGGCGGTGGCGCGGGGGAGCGGGTTCGTGCGCGTCGTGTTCATCGTCGTGGTGTCCGCGCTCATCGTGCGGCTCGCGGTCGACGTGCTCTGA
- a CDS encoding FtsX-like permease family protein: MLLRAGGPSGGRQHLRTTGLAVLAFAITTALALSTLGGLHAFQTRAATSSTFQDFYGDTYVQYAWIAVTLLMVPLISLGGAAARLGVSRRDARLATLRLLGATPREVVVLTVVETAWQGLVGAVIGVVGYIVLLPVWTLVPFQGGHLSLSELWVGPQVLLPPVVVPVLAAMSAGSTLRRVVVSPLGVAQRTTPAGLRVVRVIVMGIAVLGFFVAASMRGGEEATIVLVIVGMLAAVLGSLNLVGPWLIGRFGKALVQRAQTAPTLLAARRLVDDPKGAWRIVGGLALASFLAAILSIIPMLDRMERMDPHEQIFNQDLVTGGLLTLVITFVVAACSAGITQAAAVLDRRREYALQTLAGVPVELLDAVRRREALLPLVFVSGASAGLGLLMIVPFLGALALAPSGLLLLGVCLGLGGLLVYAASEVSGPLLRSVLSETSVRPD; this comes from the coding sequence ATGCTGCTCCGGGCCGGTGGGCCCAGCGGCGGTCGTCAGCACCTGCGCACCACCGGGCTCGCCGTCCTGGCGTTCGCCATCACCACCGCGCTGGCCCTCAGCACGCTCGGCGGCCTGCACGCGTTCCAGACCCGCGCGGCGACCTCCAGCACGTTCCAGGACTTCTACGGCGACACGTACGTGCAGTACGCGTGGATCGCCGTGACGCTCCTGATGGTCCCGCTGATCTCGTTGGGCGGCGCGGCCGCCCGGCTGGGCGTCTCCCGGCGCGACGCGCGGCTCGCCACCTTGCGCCTGCTCGGCGCGACACCGCGCGAGGTGGTGGTGCTGACCGTCGTCGAGACCGCGTGGCAAGGGCTCGTCGGCGCGGTGATCGGCGTGGTCGGCTACATCGTGCTGCTGCCCGTGTGGACCCTCGTCCCATTCCAGGGCGGCCACCTGTCGCTGTCCGAGCTGTGGGTCGGCCCGCAGGTGCTGCTGCCGCCCGTGGTGGTCCCCGTCCTCGCGGCGATGAGCGCCGGGTCCACCCTGCGGCGGGTGGTCGTGTCCCCGCTGGGCGTCGCGCAGCGGACGACGCCCGCCGGGCTGCGGGTGGTCCGCGTCATCGTGATGGGGATCGCCGTCCTCGGCTTCTTCGTCGCCGCGAGCATGCGGGGCGGCGAGGAGGCCACCATCGTGCTCGTCATCGTCGGGATGCTCGCTGCCGTGCTCGGGAGCCTGAACCTCGTGGGGCCGTGGCTGATCGGACGCTTCGGGAAGGCGCTCGTCCAGAGGGCCCAGACAGCCCCCACGCTCCTCGCCGCACGGCGCCTCGTCGACGACCCGAAGGGGGCCTGGCGCATCGTCGGCGGGCTGGCCCTCGCCAGCTTCCTCGCCGCGATCCTGTCCATCATCCCCATGCTCGACCGGATGGAGCGGATGGACCCCCACGAGCAGATCTTCAACCAGGACCTCGTCACCGGCGGGCTCCTGACGCTGGTGATCACGTTCGTCGTCGCGGCGTGCTCGGCGGGCATCACCCAGGCGGCCGCGGTGCTGGACCGGCGGCGGGAGTACGCGCTGCAGACCCTGGCGGGGGTGCCGGTCGAGCTCCTCGACGCGGTCCGCCGGCGTGAGGCGCTGCTGCCCCTGGTCTTCGTCTCCGGCGCCTCCGCCGGGCTCGGCCTGCTGATGATCGTGCCCTTCCTCGGGGCCCTGGCGTTGGCCCCCTCGGGGCTGCTCCTGCTGGGCGTGTGCCTCGGGCTCGGCGGCCTGCTGGTCTACGCCGCCAGCGAGGTGAGCGGCCCCCTGCTGCGGTCGGTGCTGAGCGAGACGAGCGTGCGGCCCGACTGA
- a CDS encoding ABC transporter permease, whose translation MSTITHDIEVSPEPQVPPPTTGKAWHVTWHGVRTVATLELRQRVRSTRWIAALVVWFVVVGGITLLTSGAIGYLAGSGGSSSAQRGPLLFGAVVILVLGLGLLVTPTLSSTSINGDRNGGTLATLQVTLLSPAEIVLGKLLASWTASLAFLAASLPFLLLALLMGGTAVASFVVVLLLVAVLLACVCAIGLGFSALVSRTAGSTVLTFLTVAALTVIAPILFAVTLPTVSSTSEVRVWATTWEGVGEDPSCQWETVRETVVHTERTWWLLGANPFVVVADGAAVSTIDESTSDPFAGIRTGIRYLRAGPQPEVDRCWNGEDSPVEEHDPDASPVWPWGLGVNVLLGAAGVVTAVRRLHVPQRKLARGTRVA comes from the coding sequence ATGAGCACCATCACGCACGACATCGAGGTCTCCCCCGAGCCGCAGGTCCCGCCGCCCACGACCGGCAAGGCATGGCACGTGACCTGGCACGGGGTGCGCACCGTCGCGACCCTCGAGCTGCGGCAACGGGTCCGCTCGACCCGGTGGATCGCGGCCCTCGTGGTCTGGTTCGTCGTGGTGGGCGGCATCACGCTGCTCACCTCCGGGGCCATCGGCTACCTCGCCGGATCTGGTGGCAGCAGCTCCGCCCAGCGCGGTCCGCTGCTGTTCGGCGCCGTCGTCATCCTCGTGCTGGGCCTCGGGCTGCTCGTCACGCCCACCCTCAGCTCGACCTCGATCAACGGCGACCGCAACGGGGGCACCCTCGCCACGCTGCAGGTCACGCTGCTCAGCCCGGCTGAGATCGTGCTCGGCAAGCTCCTGGCCTCCTGGACCGCCTCGCTCGCCTTCCTCGCCGCCAGCCTGCCGTTCCTGCTGCTGGCGCTGCTCATGGGCGGCACCGCCGTCGCCTCGTTCGTCGTGGTGCTGCTGCTCGTCGCGGTGCTGCTCGCGTGCGTGTGCGCGATCGGCCTGGGGTTCTCGGCCCTCGTCTCCCGCACGGCCGGCTCGACGGTGCTGACCTTCCTGACCGTCGCCGCGCTGACGGTCATCGCGCCGATCCTCTTCGCCGTCACGCTGCCGACCGTCTCCTCCACGAGCGAGGTCCGCGTGTGGGCCACCACCTGGGAGGGCGTCGGCGAGGACCCGTCATGCCAGTGGGAGACGGTCCGCGAGACCGTCGTCCACACCGAGCGCACCTGGTGGCTGCTCGGCGCGAACCCGTTCGTGGTGGTCGCGGACGGCGCGGCCGTCTCCACGATCGACGAGTCGACGTCCGACCCCTTCGCCGGGATCCGGACCGGCATCCGCTACCTGCGCGCCGGCCCGCAGCCCGAGGTCGACAGATGCTGGAACGGCGAGGACTCGCCCGTCGAGGAGCACGACCCCGACGCGAGCCCGGTGTGGCCGTGGGGCCTGGGCGTCAACGTGCTGCTCGGCGCGGCTGGCGTGGTCACCGCCGTGCGCCGGCTCCACGTGCCGCAGCGCAAGCTCGCCCGCGGCACGCGCGTCGCCTGA
- a CDS encoding ABC transporter ATP-binding protein, which translates to MPHTVESTPTPGPVPGSPATEHLGIVVRGVTRSFGHVRALDGVDLDARPGRVTALIGPNGSGKTTLLLVLAGLLTPDAGRVSVGGHDPVADGAATRALTGWMPDAFGTWDSLTAREVLETYAAAYRLPRELARSRAAELLETVHLAEYADRPASVLSRGQKQRLGLARALVHSPKVLLLDEPASGLDPRSRVDLRELLRGLAAQGATVLVSSHVLSELDELIDDAVFLSRGRTVTPQGLTGSMPARRTWRVRALSHGSLTRWLSSTGAMWRPDDDAPPPGAPDDVPGGVLLEVDGDAGAAQLVRDAVGAGVPITSLAPVGGELEQAYLTLDEERR; encoded by the coding sequence ATGCCTCACACCGTCGAGAGCACCCCCACTCCCGGGCCGGTCCCGGGGTCCCCCGCCACCGAGCACCTGGGCATCGTCGTGCGGGGCGTGACCCGTTCGTTCGGGCACGTCCGGGCACTCGACGGAGTCGACCTCGACGCCCGGCCCGGCCGCGTGACGGCCCTCATCGGCCCCAACGGCTCCGGTAAGACGACGTTGCTGCTGGTCCTGGCCGGGCTGCTCACGCCGGACGCCGGGCGCGTCAGCGTCGGCGGCCACGACCCGGTGGCCGACGGGGCCGCGACCCGGGCGCTCACCGGCTGGATGCCCGACGCGTTCGGGACGTGGGACTCGTTGACGGCACGCGAGGTGCTGGAGACGTACGCCGCCGCCTACCGGCTGCCGCGTGAGTTGGCGCGGTCCCGCGCCGCCGAGCTGCTCGAGACCGTGCACCTCGCCGAGTACGCCGACCGGCCCGCCAGCGTGCTCTCCCGCGGGCAGAAGCAGCGGCTCGGCCTCGCCCGGGCGCTCGTGCACTCCCCGAAGGTCCTGCTGCTCGACGAGCCGGCCAGCGGGCTCGACCCTCGCTCACGCGTGGACCTGCGCGAGCTGCTGCGCGGGCTCGCCGCCCAGGGCGCCACGGTGCTCGTCTCGAGCCACGTGCTCTCCGAGCTCGACGAGCTGATCGACGACGCGGTGTTCCTCTCCCGCGGGCGCACCGTCACCCCGCAGGGCCTGACCGGGAGCATGCCCGCGCGGCGCACCTGGCGGGTGCGGGCGCTGAGCCACGGCTCGCTCACTCGCTGGCTGTCCAGCACCGGCGCGATGTGGCGGCCCGACGACGACGCGCCACCACCCGGCGCCCCCGACGACGTCCCCGGCGGCGTGCTGCTCGAGGTCGACGGCGACGCGGGCGCCGCCCAGCTGGTCCGCGACGCCGTCGGCGCCGGGGTGCCCATCACGTCCCTCGCTCCCGTCGGCGGCGAGCTCGAGCAGGCTTACCTGACCCTCGACGAGGAGCGACGATGA
- a CDS encoding aspartate kinase, with product MALIVQKYGGSSVADASGVKRVAKRIAESKRAGNDVVVVVSAMGDTTDELIDLANAITPVPPSREMDILLTAGERISMSLLAMAIANLGIEARSFTGQQAGVITDDVHGKARIIDVTPSRIQAAIDEGAVAIVAGFQGVTQHTNDVTTLGRGGSDTTAVALAAALKADVCEIYSDVDGVFTADPRIVPSARKIDRISYDEMLEMAASGAKVLVLRCVEYARRYGVPVHVRSSFSAHTGTMVTNYEDAEGGDEGADVMEQPIIAGVAHDSSEAKITVVGVPDVPGTAAHIFEVVAGSGVNIDMIVQNVSAAATGLTDISFTLPATDGTAAMTALAESQAEVGFASLQYDDTIGKLSLIGAGMKSHPGVSARLFSALSAAGINIEMISTSEIRISVVTRADQLADAVRAVHTAFDLDSSEDEAVVYGGTGR from the coding sequence GTGGCCCTGATCGTGCAGAAGTACGGTGGTTCGTCCGTCGCTGACGCCTCCGGCGTCAAGCGTGTGGCGAAGCGGATCGCCGAGTCCAAGCGTGCCGGGAACGACGTGGTCGTGGTCGTCTCGGCCATGGGCGACACCACCGACGAGCTCATCGACCTGGCCAACGCGATCACGCCGGTGCCCCCGTCCCGCGAGATGGACATCCTGCTGACGGCCGGCGAGCGCATCTCGATGTCGCTGCTCGCCATGGCCATCGCGAACCTGGGCATCGAGGCGCGCTCGTTCACCGGCCAGCAGGCCGGGGTCATCACCGACGACGTGCACGGCAAGGCCCGCATCATCGACGTGACGCCCAGCCGCATCCAGGCGGCGATCGACGAGGGGGCCGTGGCCATCGTCGCCGGCTTCCAGGGCGTCACCCAGCACACCAACGACGTGACCACGTTGGGCCGTGGCGGGTCCGACACGACGGCCGTCGCGTTGGCCGCGGCGCTCAAGGCGGACGTCTGCGAGATCTACAGCGACGTCGACGGCGTCTTCACCGCCGACCCGCGCATCGTGCCGTCGGCCCGCAAGATCGACCGGATCAGCTACGACGAGATGCTCGAGATGGCGGCGAGCGGCGCGAAGGTGCTCGTGCTGCGCTGCGTCGAGTACGCCCGCCGCTACGGGGTCCCGGTGCACGTGCGCTCCTCGTTCTCAGCGCACACCGGGACGATGGTCACCAACTACGAGGACGCCGAGGGCGGCGACGAGGGAGCAGACGTGATGGAGCAGCCGATCATCGCCGGGGTCGCGCACGACAGCAGCGAGGCCAAGATCACCGTGGTCGGCGTGCCGGACGTGCCGGGCACCGCGGCGCACATCTTCGAGGTCGTCGCCGGGTCGGGCGTCAACATCGACATGATCGTGCAGAACGTCTCCGCCGCGGCGACGGGCCTGACGGACATCTCGTTCACGCTCCCGGCGACGGACGGCACGGCCGCGATGACGGCCCTGGCCGAGAGCCAGGCGGAGGTCGGCTTCGCGTCGCTGCAGTACGACGACACGATCGGCAAGCTGTCGCTCATCGGCGCGGGAATGAAGTCGCACCCGGGGGTCTCGGCGCGGCTGTTCTCGGCGCTGTCGGCGGCGGGCATCAACATCGAGATGATCTCCACCTCGGAGATCCGCATCTCCGTGGTGACCCGGGCGGACCAGCTCGCGGACGCCGTGCGCGCCGTGCACACCGCGTTCGACCTGGACAGCAGCGAGGACGAGGCCGTGGTCTACGGCGGGACGGGGCGTTAG
- a CDS encoding DUF5063 domain-containing protein — translation MAQSQHQDEPRDAETADLLEVAGSLAEETRSFLTTVTEVGAGTGPESSIPLLLLAVSDLLAAGARAGAIVDVVPPERFEPDVGPDPDVDPLRAALADILQGIDEYAEVVDPLLGAEVTASTVSGDLVAIAGALLQGLRHYDSGHEIEALWWWQFSYLSSWGERASSVLRVLQVLLGHLRLDVDDDVAAEAEYDALQP, via the coding sequence ATGGCACAGTCGCAGCACCAGGACGAGCCGCGTGACGCGGAGACCGCCGACCTGCTCGAGGTCGCGGGCTCCCTCGCCGAGGAGACCCGCAGCTTCCTCACCACGGTGACCGAGGTCGGCGCAGGGACTGGACCCGAGTCCTCGATCCCGCTGCTGCTGCTGGCCGTCTCCGACCTGCTCGCCGCCGGGGCCCGCGCTGGCGCCATCGTCGACGTGGTGCCCCCGGAGCGCTTCGAGCCGGACGTGGGCCCGGACCCGGACGTGGACCCGCTGCGCGCGGCGCTCGCGGACATCCTCCAGGGGATCGACGAGTACGCCGAGGTGGTGGACCCGCTGCTCGGCGCCGAGGTGACGGCGTCGACGGTGTCCGGGGACCTCGTGGCCATCGCGGGGGCGCTGCTGCAGGGCCTTCGGCACTACGACTCGGGCCACGAGATCGAGGCCCTGTGGTGGTGGCAGTTCTCCTACCTGTCGAGCTGGGGCGAGCGGGCGTCGAGCGTGCTCCGGGTGCTGCAGGTGCTGCTGGGCCACCTGCGCCTGGATGTGGACGACGACGTGGCCGCCGAGGCGGAGTACGACGCGCTCCAGCCCTGA
- a CDS encoding DNA polymerase III subunit gamma and tau has product MTTALYRRYRPDSFAEVIGQDHVTAPLRQALRSGQANHAYLFSGPRGCGKTTSARILARCLNCVEGPTDTPCGVCPSCVELARGGPGSLDVVEIDAASHGGVDDARDLRERATFAPARDRYKIFILDEAHMVSPQGFNALLKIVEEPPPHIKFIFATTEPDKVIGTIRSRTHHYPFRLVPPDVLTDYLAQVCATEGVPVGAGVLPLVVRAGAGSVRDTLSVLDQLIAGSGEGGLEYEGAVSLLGYTHASLLDDLVDAIAASDGASAFRVVDRVISTGHEPRRFVEDLLERLRDLIVIAASGDAAAAALRDVPEDQMTRMRAQATHLGAAELSRSADLVNAALTEMVGATSPRLHLELLMARLLLPAADSTVTGVAARLDRLERLGTGAAVAAAPTTPAATPVPAPAPTPAPGPAVPVVPSVAAPAVAPVAPAPDDAPGSSVQRAQAALSAAEAHPEVVPAPVVPRATEAAVATAPTAQPSAAEPVAAAERPAPQRPAAPAPAPAAPPAPAAPAPAPVSPAPTRAGAGGPDTEMLRRRWPEVLETLSRLKKTTWVLVSQNAQVADLDATTLRLSFIAPGLATYFRTGAHADMVQRAVRETLGFDARVEAVLAEQATAAAPPQQDPAPGHGSGAQGGHGAVSTAAAAASWDVPAPAAAPPAAAPPAAAPDQRQPDRQASAPGDPGGVGTSEPAATHGVDDDDPGAPEPHDDDPGEPSGRHDAAAGGDPWGAEPVQEPAHPLSAREAGARAYAASLGGHRTPIEEDSPSPDDPDLASSGLNGAPLVAQLLGGVVIDEQIDNGMS; this is encoded by the coding sequence GTGACCACAGCCCTGTACCGCCGCTACCGGCCGGACTCTTTCGCCGAGGTGATCGGCCAGGACCACGTCACCGCGCCGCTCCGGCAGGCCTTGCGCAGCGGGCAGGCGAACCACGCGTACCTGTTCTCTGGCCCGCGTGGTTGCGGCAAGACGACGTCGGCGCGGATCCTGGCGCGCTGCCTCAACTGCGTCGAGGGGCCGACGGACACCCCGTGCGGGGTGTGCCCCTCGTGCGTCGAGCTCGCTCGCGGCGGCCCCGGCAGCCTCGACGTGGTGGAGATCGACGCGGCCAGCCACGGTGGCGTGGACGACGCCCGCGACCTGCGCGAGCGGGCCACCTTCGCGCCCGCGCGCGACCGGTACAAGATCTTCATCCTCGACGAGGCCCACATGGTCTCGCCGCAGGGCTTCAACGCGCTGCTCAAGATCGTCGAGGAGCCGCCGCCGCACATCAAGTTCATCTTCGCGACGACCGAGCCCGACAAGGTCATCGGCACGATCCGCTCCCGCACGCACCACTACCCCTTCCGGCTCGTCCCGCCGGACGTCCTCACCGACTATCTGGCCCAGGTGTGCGCCACCGAGGGCGTGCCCGTGGGCGCCGGTGTGCTGCCACTGGTGGTCCGCGCGGGCGCCGGGTCGGTGCGCGACACGCTCTCCGTGCTCGACCAGCTCATCGCCGGGTCCGGGGAGGGCGGCCTCGAGTACGAGGGCGCGGTGTCCCTGCTCGGCTACACGCACGCCTCGCTGCTCGACGACCTGGTCGACGCCATCGCGGCCAGCGACGGCGCCAGCGCGTTCCGCGTCGTCGACCGGGTCATCTCCACCGGCCACGAGCCGCGCCGGTTCGTCGAGGACCTGCTCGAGCGGTTGCGCGACCTCATCGTCATCGCGGCCTCCGGCGACGCCGCCGCGGCCGCCCTGCGCGACGTGCCTGAGGACCAGATGACCCGCATGCGCGCCCAGGCCACCCACCTCGGCGCGGCCGAGCTCTCCCGATCCGCCGACCTGGTCAACGCCGCGCTCACCGAGATGGTCGGGGCGACCTCCCCTCGCCTGCACCTCGAACTGCTGATGGCCCGCCTCCTGCTGCCCGCGGCCGACAGCACCGTGACCGGGGTCGCCGCCCGGCTCGACCGGCTCGAGCGGCTCGGGACCGGCGCCGCCGTCGCAGCAGCGCCCACCACCCCCGCCGCCACTCCGGTTCCTGCTCCGGCGCCCACTCCCGCTCCGGGGCCCGCCGTGCCTGTCGTCCCGTCTGTGGCGGCGCCCGCGGTCGCCCCGGTCGCGCCTGCTCCCGACGACGCGCCCGGCTCCTCCGTTCAGCGCGCGCAGGCAGCCCTCTCGGCGGCCGAGGCGCATCCCGAGGTCGTGCCCGCGCCGGTCGTGCCGCGTGCAACAGAGGCTGCCGTGGCTACGGCTCCGACAGCCCAGCCCTCCGCGGCGGAGCCAGTGGCAGCGGCTGAGCGGCCTGCACCGCAGCGCCCCGCAGCGCCCGCACCCGCGCCAGCAGCGCCGCCCGCACCCGCGGCACCCGCACCCGCGCCGGTGTCGCCCGCGCCCACGCGAGCCGGCGCCGGAGGCCCGGACACCGAGATGCTGCGGCGGCGCTGGCCCGAGGTCCTCGAGACCCTCAGCCGCCTCAAGAAGACGACCTGGGTGCTCGTGTCCCAGAACGCCCAGGTGGCGGACCTGGACGCGACCACGCTGCGCCTGTCGTTCATCGCCCCCGGCTTGGCGACGTACTTCCGCACCGGCGCCCACGCGGACATGGTGCAGCGCGCCGTGCGCGAGACCCTGGGCTTCGACGCCCGCGTCGAGGCGGTCCTCGCCGAGCAGGCGACCGCCGCCGCGCCCCCGCAGCAGGACCCGGCGCCCGGCCACGGCTCGGGCGCCCAGGGCGGTCACGGCGCGGTGTCCACCGCGGCGGCGGCTGCGTCCTGGGACGTGCCCGCGCCCGCCGCGGCACCGCCCGCCGCGGCGCCGCCCGCCGCGGCGCCGGACCAGCGCCAGCCCGACCGGCAGGCCAGCGCGCCTGGCGACCCGGGCGGCGTGGGGACATCCGAGCCGGCCGCGACGCACGGCGTGGACGATGACGACCCGGGCGCCCCCGAGCCGCACGACGACGACCCCGGCGAGCCGAGCGGGCGCCACGACGCGGCCGCTGGCGGCGACCCGTGGGGCGCCGAGCCGGTTCAGGAGCCGGCGCACCCGCTGAGCGCCCGGGAGGCCGGGGCCCGTGCCTACGCGGCCAGCCTCGGCGGGCATCGGACGCCGATCGAGGAGGACTCCCCGTCGCCCGACGACCCCGACCTGGCGTCCTCGGGCCTCAACGGCGCCCCGCTCGTCGCCCAGCTGCTCGGCGGCGTGGTCATCGACGAGCAGATCGACAACGGGATGTCCTGA